One Phycisphaerae bacterium RAS2 DNA window includes the following coding sequences:
- the porB gene encoding Pyruvate synthase subunit PorB produces MRTAIVDHPGHLPPMTQAPQAVWIGNGNEAVARAILDVGYDGEGYYPITPSSEVGEIVSKAVADGKSDMAFVVGTSELAALSICAGMAAAGARVVDVTSAQGLLLKAEQMPAISGLGLPMVLNLSTREVSGPLNIKNGHSDLYAALGYGWLIFLAPTVQAAYDMNIIAIKVAEAVNLPAIVAYDGFHTSHATRRIKVFESAGDVRAFVGPLPFRATLEETNGRLNILNTQRPYTFGPYMNDDCINSKVQLENKFEKAYGVIARVFEEFATLSGRRYSFIEQYGDTDAPMCLVALNSAGEAAKDAVDELARAGDTAKLVIPTVLRPWPEQELIDAIGPAKRVVVAERASQYGASNYLANEIGAALQRAGNAARVIQRSYGIGGLNFNKEDALAMFEVARDWPSHSEHVGDQPIYTFARRKAYYGAWPGDMDYNPPESLVPLTVNECSLNAGQGGKVNLKELSKMPARFDKHSACPGCGIFTTLNLFLRGIDGHVLLVFNTGCGMVVTTGYPLTSFKVPYIHNLFHNGSSTATGLVEMIKRYRAKGDLPDDITVLMVTGDGGDDIGLDQLIAAALRNDPFIVLEYDNKGYMNTGAQMCYSGFRGQKNTNAPVGTKQSGKRTHHKDILEILRGTFAPYLASAAESNGLDMIRKARKAQAVVRAGGFAFVKTLSVCPLNWGMDEHVGPSAVEACVDACMHPLFEIDHGKTVITYDPAAKGKKIPVTEAFTKMGGAYRHLSTPEFTDIAREVQEEVDRRWARLKAMADCSLL; encoded by the coding sequence ATGAGAACCGCCATCGTTGATCATCCCGGCCATCTTCCCCCGATGACGCAAGCGCCACAGGCCGTGTGGATCGGCAACGGCAACGAAGCCGTTGCGCGGGCCATCCTCGACGTCGGCTACGACGGCGAAGGGTACTACCCTATCACGCCGTCGTCCGAGGTTGGCGAAATCGTCTCCAAAGCGGTGGCCGACGGGAAGAGCGACATGGCCTTTGTCGTCGGCACAAGCGAGCTGGCGGCGCTGTCGATCTGCGCCGGAATGGCGGCCGCCGGTGCTCGCGTGGTCGATGTCACGAGCGCGCAGGGCCTGCTGCTCAAGGCCGAGCAGATGCCGGCAATCAGCGGTCTGGGCCTGCCGATGGTGCTGAACCTCTCCACGCGCGAAGTGTCCGGCCCGCTCAACATCAAGAACGGCCACAGCGACCTCTACGCAGCGCTCGGCTACGGCTGGCTGATCTTTCTCGCGCCGACCGTGCAGGCGGCGTACGACATGAACATCATCGCGATCAAAGTGGCCGAAGCGGTGAATCTGCCTGCCATCGTCGCGTACGACGGCTTCCACACATCGCACGCAACGCGCCGGATCAAGGTATTCGAAAGCGCCGGCGATGTGCGCGCCTTCGTCGGACCGCTGCCGTTCAGGGCGACCCTCGAAGAGACCAACGGCCGCCTGAACATTCTCAACACGCAACGGCCCTACACATTCGGGCCCTACATGAACGACGATTGCATCAACAGCAAGGTGCAGTTGGAGAACAAGTTCGAAAAGGCGTACGGAGTCATCGCGAGAGTCTTCGAGGAGTTCGCGACCCTATCGGGGCGACGGTATTCATTCATTGAGCAGTACGGGGACACGGACGCCCCCATGTGCCTGGTGGCCCTGAATTCGGCCGGTGAAGCAGCGAAGGACGCGGTCGATGAGCTGGCGCGAGCGGGTGACACGGCCAAACTGGTGATTCCAACGGTGCTGCGTCCTTGGCCGGAGCAGGAGTTGATCGACGCAATCGGCCCGGCGAAGCGCGTTGTCGTCGCCGAGCGAGCGAGCCAATACGGTGCGAGCAATTACCTCGCAAACGAAATCGGTGCTGCGTTGCAACGGGCCGGCAATGCCGCGCGCGTCATTCAGCGGTCCTACGGCATCGGAGGCCTGAACTTCAACAAGGAAGACGCGCTCGCGATGTTCGAGGTCGCGCGAGACTGGCCGTCGCACAGCGAACACGTCGGCGACCAGCCGATTTATACTTTCGCACGGCGCAAGGCATATTACGGCGCGTGGCCGGGCGACATGGACTACAACCCGCCCGAGTCGCTCGTGCCGCTCACGGTCAACGAATGTTCCTTGAACGCAGGACAGGGCGGCAAAGTCAATCTCAAAGAGTTGTCGAAAATGCCTGCCCGCTTCGACAAGCACAGCGCCTGCCCCGGTTGCGGCATCTTCACCACGCTCAACTTGTTCCTTCGCGGCATCGACGGCCACGTCCTCCTTGTTTTCAACACGGGCTGCGGAATGGTTGTCACGACCGGTTACCCGTTGACGAGTTTCAAGGTGCCGTACATCCACAACCTGTTTCACAACGGCAGCAGCACAGCGACGGGTCTCGTGGAAATGATTAAGCGCTATCGCGCCAAGGGCGACCTGCCCGACGACATCACCGTCTTAATGGTGACCGGCGACGGCGGTGACGACATCGGACTGGATCAGCTCATCGCCGCGGCTCTGCGCAACGATCCGTTCATCGTGCTCGAGTACGACAACAAGGGCTACATGAACACCGGAGCGCAAATGTGCTACAGCGGCTTCCGCGGGCAGAAGAACACCAACGCCCCGGTCGGGACGAAGCAATCCGGCAAGCGCACGCATCACAAGGACATCCTTGAAATCCTGCGTGGCACCTTCGCGCCGTACCTGGCGTCGGCCGCCGAGTCCAACGGTTTGGACATGATCCGCAAAGCGCGCAAAGCGCAGGCCGTCGTGCGGGCCGGCGGGTTCGCGTTTGTGAAGACGTTATCGGTTTGCCCGCTGAACTGGGGCATGGATGAGCATGTCGGCCCGTCCGCGGTGGAGGCGTGCGTCGATGCCTGCATGCATCCGCTGTTTGAAATTGACCACGGGAAGACGGTGATCACTTACGACCCGGCCGCGAAGGGGAAGAAGATTCCCGTGACCGAAGCGTTCACGAAGATGGGCGGCGCGTACCGGCATCTGTCCAC
- the maeA gene encoding putative NAD-dependent malic enzyme 2 produces the protein MTDTMMTKATRKASAGFGDQPTGSRLLRDPMRNKGPAFTDDERDRNGLRGLLPPTSLTIEQLVALELEHLRAKADDLEKYIGLAALQDRNEILFYRVLSENLPELLPIVYTPTVGRACQRYSHILRRPRGIWITPDDVARIPELLRNVSEEDIRLIVVTDNERILGLGDQGAGGMGIPIGKLTLYTAAAGIHPSQCLPVSLDVGTNNAELLNDPFYLGYRRRRIRGPEYDELIESFVEGVKEVFPRAIIQWEDFNRQTAFDILERYRRRTPSFNDDIQGTAAVTLGGILAGLRLTGGKLADQRIVYAGAGNAGIGIARLVRAAMRAERIPDSVVLDAQLLCDTHGLLHGRRSLDDANKRECAVPAACLDALGFTGDGPFDLIEVVKRFKPTILIGTTAMAGTFTEEIIRAMAQQTDRPMIFPLSNPTSKAEVTPAEAIRWSRGRALVATGSPFVPVDFEGKRHVIGQANNVFVFPGIGLGCMVGEVSEVVDELFLAAAKALAECVTPERLGDGALYPDQSMLREVSRRVACAIVNVARDLRIGRCIPADQVVSAVDSAMWQPGYDRADYE, from the coding sequence ATGACTGACACCATGATGACCAAAGCGACCCGGAAAGCGTCTGCGGGGTTTGGCGACCAACCAACCGGTTCGCGATTGCTGCGTGACCCCATGCGAAACAAGGGGCCGGCCTTCACCGACGACGAGCGCGATCGCAACGGTCTGCGCGGCCTGCTTCCGCCCACCAGTCTGACGATTGAGCAACTTGTCGCCCTGGAGCTGGAGCACCTGCGAGCCAAGGCGGATGACCTGGAGAAATACATCGGCCTCGCGGCGCTTCAGGATCGCAACGAAATACTGTTCTACCGTGTGCTTTCGGAGAATCTGCCGGAGCTTCTGCCGATTGTGTATACGCCGACCGTCGGCCGCGCCTGCCAGCGATACAGCCACATTCTTCGTCGCCCACGAGGCATTTGGATCACGCCCGATGATGTCGCTCGCATCCCGGAATTGCTTCGCAACGTCTCGGAAGAAGATATTCGCCTGATTGTCGTGACGGACAACGAGCGCATCCTTGGCCTGGGCGATCAGGGTGCAGGCGGCATGGGCATCCCGATCGGGAAGCTGACGCTGTACACCGCGGCGGCCGGGATTCATCCTTCGCAATGCCTGCCCGTCAGCCTCGATGTCGGCACGAACAACGCCGAATTGCTAAACGATCCGTTTTATCTGGGTTATCGCCGACGGCGCATTCGCGGGCCGGAATACGACGAGTTGATCGAGTCATTCGTGGAAGGCGTCAAGGAGGTCTTTCCGCGGGCCATCATTCAATGGGAGGATTTCAACCGCCAGACCGCTTTTGACATTCTCGAACGCTATCGTCGGCGCACGCCGAGCTTCAATGACGACATTCAGGGGACGGCTGCCGTAACGCTCGGAGGAATTCTCGCGGGCCTTCGGCTGACCGGCGGAAAGCTGGCGGATCAGCGGATTGTTTATGCCGGCGCGGGCAACGCGGGAATCGGCATCGCGCGGCTCGTGCGCGCCGCCATGCGGGCCGAGCGCATTCCTGATTCGGTCGTGCTGGATGCGCAGCTACTTTGCGATACGCACGGCCTGCTTCATGGGCGGCGCTCATTGGACGATGCGAACAAGCGGGAGTGCGCGGTGCCCGCAGCGTGCCTTGATGCGCTGGGGTTCACCGGCGACGGGCCGTTCGACTTGATTGAGGTTGTGAAACGATTCAAGCCGACCATTCTCATCGGCACGACCGCGATGGCGGGTACGTTTACCGAGGAGATCATTCGCGCGATGGCCCAGCAGACCGACCGCCCCATGATCTTTCCGTTGAGCAATCCCACCTCCAAGGCCGAGGTTACACCCGCCGAGGCGATCCGCTGGTCGCGCGGCCGTGCGCTCGTCGCCACGGGCAGCCCTTTTGTGCCGGTGGATTTCGAAGGCAAACGGCACGTCATCGGCCAGGCGAACAATGTATTTGTTTTTCCCGGAATCGGTCTGGGCTGCATGGTGGGTGAAGTGAGCGAAGTGGTTGATGAGCTGTTCCTTGCCGCGGCGAAGGCGCTCGCCGAATGCGTCACGCCGGAGCGGCTGGGCGACGGCGCCCTCTATCCAGACCAGTCGATGCTTCGTGAGGTCAGCCGCCGCGTGGCGTGCGCGATCGTGAACGTCGCGCGAGACCTGCGTATCGGCCGTTGCATTCCGGCGGACCAGGTTGTGTCCGCCGTTGACTCCGCGATGTGGCAGCCCGGTTACGACCGTGCGGACTACGAATGA
- the hypB gene encoding Hydrogenase isoenzymes nickel incorporation protein HypB, translating to MDEIPVLRRVLEKNDRAAQENRALFDQHGIRCINLLGGAGCGKTALLEGVLPRIRSEVACAVLEGDLATTNDARRIAALDVPVVQLLTEGSCHLSAVHVQHALRRLDLNQLDLLIIENVGNPVCPANFDLGEHSRIAVLSVAEGDDKPEKYPLLFRDAQLIVLTKSDLLPYVNFDMDRTTRHLRRLNAAAKILQTGRRVERGFEEVAAWLSSQVGSLSRI from the coding sequence ATGGACGAGATTCCTGTCCTACGAAGAGTGCTGGAAAAGAACGATCGTGCAGCACAGGAGAATCGCGCGCTGTTTGATCAGCATGGCATCCGCTGCATCAATCTTCTCGGCGGGGCGGGTTGCGGCAAGACGGCGCTGTTGGAAGGCGTGCTGCCGCGCATCCGATCGGAAGTTGCCTGTGCGGTGTTGGAGGGCGACCTGGCCACGACGAACGATGCCCGGCGCATCGCGGCGTTGGATGTCCCTGTTGTTCAACTGCTCACCGAAGGCTCATGCCACCTTTCGGCGGTGCACGTGCAGCATGCGCTGCGACGCCTGGACCTGAATCAATTGGATTTGCTCATCATTGAGAACGTTGGGAACCCTGTTTGCCCGGCGAACTTTGACCTCGGTGAGCATTCCCGCATCGCCGTTTTGAGCGTCGCCGAAGGGGACGACAAACCGGAGAAGTATCCCCTGTTGTTCCGCGATGCGCAGCTCATTGTGCTGACCAAGTCCGACCTGCTGCCGTACGTCAATTTCGACATGGATCGAACGACCCGACACCTGCGACGCCTGAATGCCGCTGCGAAAATCCTTCAAACCGGTCGAAGGGTGGAGAGGGGTTTTGAAGAGGTTGCCGCGTGGCTGTCGTCGCAGGTCGGATCATTGTCACGAATCTGA
- the porD gene encoding Pyruvate synthase subunit PorD produces MATAMEVSGVRQPQSGSEYSLPAKDELGFCNVFMSALGGDGANMAGKLLFKIGCKHFGLDGGYDARYGSEKKGTATDVSVRFCELGTPVRPAGPTRRPHFLAAFHEDLIAPLDLGRGLHAGAICVVNSIRSPSEIRQLLRLHSGRVLCVDATRIAVESRSRLNMPLLAVMAHELEFPDELVRKLIAEQWPRAASANLAAFEAAVSGVREMAFQPDGKYALTEPLTYHGPIGWKNMLNGGAIDARRHTTFNRDNRIAGRGRVPKFDAEACTSCGICLTICSDPGGLLWREGRMQGIDESFCKGCMRCVEVCPDTKRGKALTID; encoded by the coding sequence ATGGCGACGGCGATGGAAGTATCCGGCGTTCGACAACCGCAGTCTGGCAGCGAATACAGCTTGCCGGCGAAAGACGAACTGGGGTTTTGCAACGTCTTCATGTCGGCCCTGGGTGGAGACGGGGCCAACATGGCCGGCAAGCTGCTTTTCAAGATCGGTTGCAAGCACTTCGGACTGGACGGCGGCTACGACGCCCGCTACGGCTCGGAGAAAAAGGGCACTGCGACGGATGTCTCCGTTCGGTTTTGCGAACTCGGCACACCGGTGCGCCCGGCCGGTCCGACGCGCCGGCCGCATTTCCTCGCTGCCTTTCACGAAGACCTTATTGCTCCGCTCGATCTGGGGCGCGGACTTCATGCCGGCGCGATTTGCGTCGTCAATTCGATTCGCTCGCCAAGCGAAATTCGTCAGCTTCTGCGGTTGCACAGCGGGCGCGTTCTCTGTGTCGATGCCACGCGAATCGCCGTCGAGTCACGAAGCCGACTCAACATGCCGCTGCTGGCGGTGATGGCGCATGAACTGGAATTCCCCGACGAGTTGGTCAGGAAACTCATCGCCGAGCAATGGCCGCGCGCCGCGAGCGCGAACCTGGCCGCGTTCGAGGCCGCGGTTTCCGGAGTCCGCGAAATGGCCTTCCAGCCCGACGGGAAGTACGCGTTGACCGAGCCGCTGACCTATCACGGGCCGATTGGCTGGAAGAACATGTTGAATGGCGGCGCAATCGACGCGCGGCGCCACACGACGTTCAACCGGGACAATCGGATCGCAGGTCGCGGCCGCGTACCGAAATTCGATGCAGAAGCATGCACCTCCTGCGGGATCTGTCTCACCATTTGCTCTGATCCGGGTGGCTTGCTGTGGCGGGAAGGTCGGATGCAGGGCATCGATGAGTCGTTCTGCAAGGGGTGCATGCGATGCGTCGAGGTCTGCCCGGACACCAAGCGGGGCAAAGCACTGACGATTGACTAG